The Bacteroides acidifaciens genome includes a region encoding these proteins:
- a CDS encoding helix-turn-helix domain-containing protein, translating to MRFLVCILVLLFVHNQYSRADKTIHNDSLYTEKYIRDIYISDSERALQLLDEAENKETISLRVINELRSLSYSNMYMNKLAFMYAKKAYLLDSIYEKDPEHMLKMTVYLAEFSSMMSKYNESMHYALEGIRQAQEVDNREAKARLFFCMGENNWRLSFKDKAYGYFNRTIELLRGSKEMREMMLLSGYYGAEMSFLMTDSRIDEALQVAFEREKLIGQLQSLPEIPDGYVDGQYSYLYAQLAYIYCTKKKNDKAEQYYQKYLSKKESHTPDGKMYSVPYLMLFGQYEKVIDNCRGFKELMKSQQDTLNEQYLTVLRHEVKAYLGMHKYKEVAEVHETILAITDSINTRDRNNAALELNTMYGVSEKEEYIAEQAFQLRIRNITLCFLACIVVLTLFVVWRLWHFNHIVEYKNRMLARLINERISNRKDDNRLSEAYEQLAVTSEIEPEVISSEEQEELNETDKVSGEEEENKKIFHELNRIVLQKQLYLSPELSREDLAQIVHLNNARFARMIRECTGTNFNGYINELRITYAIKLMKKYPNYTIRAIADESGFNSTPILYNLFKKKTGMTPYEFKKAQDSLRD from the coding sequence ATGCGTTTTTTGGTATGTATTTTAGTGCTTTTATTTGTACACAATCAATATTCGAGGGCTGATAAAACTATACATAATGATTCTCTCTATACTGAAAAGTATATCCGGGATATTTATATCTCTGACTCTGAGCGTGCTCTACAATTACTGGACGAAGCGGAGAACAAGGAAACAATTTCTTTGCGGGTGATAAACGAATTGCGTAGTTTGTCATATAGTAATATGTATATGAACAAACTTGCGTTTATGTATGCGAAAAAAGCATATTTGCTTGATTCCATATACGAGAAAGACCCGGAACACATGCTGAAAATGACTGTATATTTGGCTGAATTCTCGTCAATGATGAGCAAATATAATGAAAGTATGCATTATGCATTAGAAGGAATCAGGCAGGCGCAAGAGGTAGATAACAGAGAGGCCAAAGCCAGATTGTTCTTCTGCATGGGAGAGAATAACTGGAGATTATCTTTTAAAGATAAAGCGTATGGTTATTTCAACCGGACTATTGAACTGCTGCGTGGCTCAAAGGAGATGCGGGAAATGATGTTGCTTTCAGGTTATTATGGAGCAGAAATGAGTTTTCTGATGACTGATTCCCGAATTGATGAGGCTTTGCAAGTTGCTTTTGAACGTGAGAAGTTGATTGGGCAGCTTCAATCATTGCCTGAAATTCCCGACGGTTATGTAGACGGCCAATATAGCTATTTATATGCCCAATTGGCCTATATCTATTGCACCAAGAAGAAAAATGATAAGGCGGAGCAATATTATCAGAAATACTTGTCAAAGAAAGAATCACATACTCCGGATGGAAAAATGTATTCGGTCCCTTATTTGATGCTTTTCGGGCAATATGAAAAAGTCATAGATAACTGCAGAGGGTTTAAGGAACTGATGAAGTCTCAGCAAGATACTTTGAACGAACAATATCTGACTGTTCTCCGACATGAAGTGAAAGCATACTTGGGTATGCATAAATACAAAGAAGTTGCGGAAGTGCATGAAACGATTTTAGCCATAACGGACAGCATCAATACCCGCGATAGGAACAACGCCGCATTGGAATTAAATACAATGTATGGTGTCTCTGAAAAAGAAGAATATATCGCCGAACAGGCTTTTCAATTGAGAATAAGAAATATAACTCTCTGCTTCCTTGCATGTATTGTGGTGCTGACTCTGTTTGTTGTATGGCGTTTGTGGCATTTCAATCATATAGTCGAGTATAAGAACAGGATGCTTGCCCGGCTTATAAACGAAAGAATCTCCAATAGGAAAGACGACAATCGGTTGTCGGAAGCATACGAACAACTGGCTGTCACGTCAGAAATAGAGCCGGAAGTCATTTCGTCTGAAGAACAGGAAGAACTGAATGAAACGGATAAGGTCAGCGGTGAAGAGGAAGAGAACAAGAAGATATTTCATGAATTGAACCGGATAGTCCTTCAAAAGCAGTTATATCTCTCACCGGAACTGTCAAGAGAAGACCTGGCGCAGATAGTGCATCTGAATAATGCACGTTTTGCCCGGATGATACGTGAATGTACGGGGACTAACTTTAACGGGTATATCAATGAATTGCGTATTACTTATGCAATCAAATTGATGAAGAAATATCCCAATTATACAATACGTGCCATAGCGGATGAGTCCGGCTTTAACAGTACACCGATTTTATACAACCTCTTCAAGAAAAAGACAGGAATGACACCCTACGAATTTAAGAAAGCGCAGGATTCGCTTAGGGATTAG
- a CDS encoding mechanosensitive ion channel family protein has translation MLENEIWGNSVQNWIISILIIVAAIVIVKLITLLSKRVLKPLTDRTKNQLDNIIFYSLEPPVKFAIILLGIWIAIHRLVYPDSFVKVVDNIYRILIVLDITWVFARLFSGLLQVYWGRRSNGQNNKMLPIIKRTILVVVWIIGLVMALSNVGVNISALLGTLGIGGIAFALAAQDTVKNVFGAFTLLTDKPFNIGDTIRFDSIEGTVIDIGIRSTRIMNNDKRIITIPNYKITDSSIINISSEPMRRVALKLGLTYDTTAEKMKEALEILKALPQKVENVSSGPSDVVAVFTEYSDSALGIMYIYYIKKQGNILEVTSNMNMEILASFNKAGLEFAFPTQTVYIQKDEPEDNGKISKPDSSKSEKF, from the coding sequence ATGTTAGAAAATGAAATTTGGGGAAATTCCGTTCAGAACTGGATAATTTCCATACTTATTATTGTCGCGGCGATTGTTATTGTGAAGTTAATCACGCTATTAAGCAAAAGAGTACTCAAACCCTTAACAGACCGGACCAAGAATCAACTGGATAATATTATCTTTTATTCTCTCGAACCGCCTGTCAAGTTTGCAATTATTCTACTGGGTATCTGGATAGCTATTCATCGGTTGGTATATCCGGACAGCTTTGTGAAAGTAGTGGATAACATTTACCGTATTCTGATTGTATTGGATATTACCTGGGTATTCGCCCGTTTATTCAGCGGTTTGCTTCAGGTTTACTGGGGACGTCGTTCAAACGGTCAGAATAATAAAATGCTGCCGATTATTAAAAGGACAATTCTGGTTGTTGTCTGGATTATCGGTCTTGTAATGGCATTGAGTAATGTAGGAGTGAATATCAGCGCATTATTAGGAACCCTGGGTATCGGTGGTATCGCATTTGCTTTGGCAGCACAAGACACGGTAAAGAATGTGTTCGGAGCCTTCACCCTTCTGACAGACAAGCCTTTCAATATCGGAGACACTATTCGTTTCGACAGTATCGAAGGAACAGTAATCGATATAGGTATCCGGAGTACAAGGATTATGAACAATGATAAACGTATCATCACTATCCCGAACTATAAGATTACCGACTCTTCTATCATCAATATCTCTTCCGAACCGATGCGACGGGTCGCTCTGAAGCTCGGACTGACGTATGACACAACTGCCGAAAAGATGAAAGAAGCTTTGGAGATTTTAAAAGCTCTTCCACAAAAAGTGGAAAATGTCTCTTCCGGTCCATCGGATGTGGTTGCCGTCTTTACGGAATATTCAGACTCTGCACTAGGCATCATGTATATCTACTATATTAAGAAGCAAGGGAATATATTAGAAGTGACTTCAAATATGAATATGGAGATTCTGGCTTCTTTCAATAAGGCGGGGCTTGAGTTTGCTTTTCCGACACAGACGGTTTACATACAAAAAGACGAACCGGAGGATAATGGCAAAATTTCAAAACCAGACTCATCAAAATCAGAAAAGTTCTGA
- a CDS encoding MGH1-like glycoside hydrolase domain-containing protein, producing the protein MKKILFLCLNCLIGISLMAQLPERNAENIKKYKMICRQHIYKNKKGMYREPIGALKYPFLVPGSGQYPNQLWDWDSWLSDIALRQIMVEHGTKADCEELMKYEKGCILNFLNYGGGDGWIPICIFEDTEERWKVLQKINPWKTNMHKPVLAQHAAFVVKQMGGDAEWLREGFYNLQTFVGKYLNYHRHKATGLLYWENDEMIGVDNDPSTFYRPHGSSGSIFLNALMYKELLAMEYLAGRLNMPDIEKRFEEEAERLKENIRKHCWDPRDGFYYSVDLNLLPVEKPETSGFHYHTGQPRTYDCLIQRLSVWSGFMALWAGIATPEQAKEIVERQYRNPRLFNAAAGVRTLSPLEKMYDIRASGNPSSWLGPVWICVNYFVFKGLISYGFVEEAKELAEKTVLLLGNDYERFGALHEYYSPDNGEPILNKGFQNWNLLVLNMIAWLDGEFVVSEF; encoded by the coding sequence ATGAAAAAGATATTGTTTTTATGCCTGAACTGCTTGATAGGAATTTCTTTAATGGCGCAACTGCCGGAAAGAAATGCGGAAAATATCAAGAAATACAAGATGATATGCCGGCAACATATTTACAAGAATAAGAAAGGCATGTATCGCGAACCGATAGGAGCATTGAAATATCCGTTTCTGGTTCCGGGTAGCGGACAGTATCCCAATCAGTTGTGGGATTGGGATTCATGGTTGAGCGATATAGCTTTGCGTCAGATTATGGTTGAGCACGGTACGAAAGCCGATTGTGAAGAACTGATGAAGTATGAGAAAGGTTGCATTCTCAATTTCCTGAATTATGGCGGAGGGGACGGATGGATACCCATTTGTATCTTTGAAGATACGGAAGAACGATGGAAAGTGCTGCAAAAGATTAACCCTTGGAAGACGAATATGCATAAGCCCGTATTGGCACAACATGCCGCATTCGTGGTAAAACAAATGGGTGGAGATGCCGAATGGTTGCGGGAAGGTTTCTATAATTTGCAGACATTCGTAGGCAAGTACTTGAATTATCATCGGCATAAAGCTACCGGTCTACTTTATTGGGAAAATGACGAGATGATTGGCGTGGATAATGATCCCAGTACTTTTTACCGTCCTCATGGAAGTTCGGGTTCCATTTTTCTGAACGCTTTGATGTATAAGGAGCTGCTGGCAATGGAGTATCTGGCAGGACGTTTGAATATGCCGGATATTGAGAAGCGTTTCGAAGAGGAGGCCGAAAGGTTGAAAGAAAATATCCGGAAACATTGTTGGGATCCTCGAGATGGCTTTTATTACAGTGTCGACCTTAACTTGCTTCCGGTAGAAAAGCCGGAAACGTCCGGTTTTCACTACCATACAGGTCAACCCCGTACATACGACTGTTTGATACAGCGCCTGAGTGTCTGGAGTGGATTCATGGCTTTGTGGGCAGGAATAGCAACCCCGGAGCAGGCAAAGGAGATTGTAGAACGTCAATACCGCAATCCCCGTCTGTTTAATGCTGCTGCCGGAGTACGTACTTTGTCACCTTTAGAAAAGATGTATGACATACGTGCCAGTGGTAATCCTTCTTCTTGGCTAGGTCCGGTATGGATATGTGTTAACTATTTTGTATTCAAAGGTTTGATATCTTATGGATTTGTAGAAGAGGCGAAAGAGTTAGCGGAGAAAACTGTATTACTGTTGGGAAACGATTATGAACGTTTTGGGGCGTTACATGAATATTACTCCCCGGATAATGGCGAACCGATTCTTAATAAAGGTTTTCAGAATTGGAATTTATTGGTGTTGAACATGATTGCTTGGTTAGATGGAGAGTTTGTTGTGTCAGAATTTTAA
- a CDS encoding beta-N-acetylhexosaminidase has product MKRTSILFLLLACFFVSLSCKDNEADSGSVQTQLRRLSFMPLPEKIDYKEGALTLPKQMTISQELPVAIRQLLVQTLKDLSFVVSETANERAFIQISKDAELPEEGYRLAMETDKICIYYATDAGLLWGVQTVRQALEQATVQGGIKQLPLATVQDAPQYAWRGFHLDVARHMFTMDYLKKLVDCLSFYKINKFQIHLTDDEGWRIEMKTHPELAVKGGWREFDRFDKECIDKSQTDRDYELDSRFVKGNQYGGYYTQEEIKELIRYASDRGIDIIPEIDMPGHFSAAIRVYPELSCKGGIGWGEEFSDPICVSKESTYTLVKSMLDEVIALFPSPYFHIGGDEVEKECWKQCASCQRLMKEKGYTNVVDLQTHFMKIMVDYVKSKGKKVMGWDDAFDAAKPLDMTYTFWRNWRSDSASAITQQGFPLVFMEWKRFYFIYDPTDELLNSLYNFDFEPDFPGIAKNNLLGFQACVWTERIPNERKFGQQTFPSLQAFSEVSWGSQRSWADFVSRLQWHIQWLDKKGFSYTKPGFMKL; this is encoded by the coding sequence ATGAAAAGAACCAGTATTTTGTTTCTTCTATTGGCTTGTTTTTTTGTCTCTTTGTCATGTAAGGACAATGAAGCGGACAGTGGCTCTGTGCAAACACAATTACGCCGTCTGTCTTTCATGCCGCTACCGGAAAAAATAGATTATAAAGAGGGGGCCTTGACGCTTCCCAAACAGATGACAATCAGCCAAGAGTTGCCAGTTGCCATCCGGCAACTCTTGGTGCAGACATTGAAAGACCTGTCTTTTGTTGTCAGCGAGACTGCCAATGAGCGTGCATTTATCCAAATATCCAAGGATGCGGAGTTGCCAGAAGAAGGATATCGTCTGGCAATGGAGACAGACAAGATATGTATTTATTATGCTACCGATGCCGGACTGCTATGGGGTGTGCAGACAGTAAGGCAAGCGTTGGAACAAGCCACAGTTCAGGGAGGAATCAAGCAACTTCCTTTGGCGACAGTGCAAGATGCTCCACAATATGCTTGGCGCGGCTTTCATTTAGACGTAGCCCGCCATATGTTTACGATGGATTATCTGAAAAAACTGGTTGATTGCCTGTCGTTTTATAAAATAAACAAATTTCAGATTCATTTGACGGATGATGAGGGATGGCGCATTGAAATGAAAACTCACCCTGAATTGGCGGTGAAAGGTGGCTGGCGTGAATTCGACCGGTTCGATAAGGAGTGTATAGATAAATCCCAAACCGATCGGGATTACGAACTGGATTCACGTTTTGTAAAAGGCAACCAATACGGCGGTTACTACACGCAGGAAGAGATAAAAGAACTTATTCGATATGCTTCCGACAGAGGAATTGATATTATTCCTGAAATAGATATGCCAGGGCATTTCTCGGCTGCTATCAGGGTATATCCCGAGCTGTCGTGCAAAGGGGGAATCGGTTGGGGAGAAGAATTCTCCGATCCAATCTGTGTCTCCAAAGAGTCGACTTACACGCTTGTCAAGTCGATGCTCGACGAAGTGATAGCTCTTTTTCCTTCTCCTTACTTTCATATAGGAGGAGATGAAGTGGAAAAAGAGTGCTGGAAACAATGTGCATCATGTCAACGCCTGATGAAAGAAAAGGGATACACGAATGTGGTGGATTTGCAAACCCACTTCATGAAAATAATGGTGGATTATGTGAAAAGTAAAGGTAAGAAAGTAATGGGGTGGGACGATGCATTCGATGCGGCCAAACCTTTGGATATGACCTATACCTTTTGGCGTAACTGGCGTTCGGACTCTGCAAGCGCTATTACCCAACAAGGTTTTCCACTTGTATTTATGGAATGGAAACGTTTTTACTTTATCTATGACCCGACGGATGAATTGCTGAATTCACTGTACAATTTTGATTTTGAACCGGATTTTCCCGGAATCGCAAAAAATAATTTATTAGGATTCCAGGCTTGCGTGTGGACGGAAAGAATCCCTAACGAACGGAAGTTCGGACAACAAACATTTCCTTCTCTTCAGGCTTTTTCGGAAGTATCATGGGGAAGTCAACGCAGTTGGGCCGATTTTGTCAGTCGTTTGCAATGGCACATTCAATGGTTGGACAAGAAAGGATTCAGTTATACCAAACCCGGATTTATGAAATTATGA